From a region of the Acanthochromis polyacanthus isolate Apoly-LR-REF ecotype Palm Island chromosome 3, KAUST_Apoly_ChrSc, whole genome shotgun sequence genome:
- the cxcl8a gene encoding interleukin-8, which produces MASSRIIIFSIVVLLSFLAISEGMSLRSLGVELHCRCIMTESKPIGRHIEKVELIPANSNCQETEIIATLKKTGQEVCLDPEAPWVKKVIQKIMSSNRRR; this is translated from the exons ATGGCAAGCAGCAGAATCATCATTTTCTCCATTGTGGTGCTCCTGTCCTTCCTGGCCATCAGTGAAG GGATGAGTCTGAGAAGTCTGGGAGTGGAGCTGCACTGTCGCTGCATCATGACAGAGAGCAAACCCATCGGCCGACACATTGAGAAGGTGGAGCTGATTCCTGCCAACTCCAACTGCCAGGAGACTGAGATCAT TGCCACCTTGAAAAAGACAGGCCAAGAGGTTTGCCTCGACCCTGAGGCTCCCTGGGTGAAGAAAGTGATCCAGAAAATCATGTCCAG caACAGAAGACGCTGA